In Zea mays cultivar B73 chromosome 7, Zm-B73-REFERENCE-NAM-5.0, whole genome shotgun sequence, the following proteins share a genomic window:
- the LOC100284807 gene encoding gibberellin receptor GID1L2 precursor, whose translation MEAGAGEAAPSAPRRLTLPWKVRLLLLCLDVVAGLSMRRDGTINRSIFNLFDLRATASTRPDRQGVRSADVDASRGLWARVFWPSPESSAAPLPVVVYFHGGAFTLLSAASYVYDAMCRRFCRELGAVVVSVNYRLAPEHRWPAAYEDGVAMLRYLASAGLPDSVDVPVDLSRCFLAGDSAGANIAHHVAQRWTTASSPPRSIPVHLAGAILVQPYFGGEERTEAEVRLDGNVPVVTVRGSDWMWRAFLPEGADRNHSAAHVTDDNADLADGFPPVMVVIGGFDPLQEWQRRYADVLRRRGKEVRVVEFPDAIHTFFLFPELTDHGTLVEAMKAFIREQRI comes from the coding sequence ATGGAAGCAGGCGCCGGGGAAGCAGCACCAAGCGCGCCGCGCAGACTGACCCTGCCGTGGAAGGTGCGGCTCCTGCTCCTCTGCCTCGATGTCGTCGCCGGTCTCTCGATGCGTCGCGACGGCACCATCAACCGCTCCATCTTCAACCTCTTCGACCTTCGTGCCACCGCCAGCACGCGCCCGGACAGGCAGGGCGTCCGGTCCGCCGACGTGGACGCGTCGCGCGGCCTGTGGGCGCGCGTGTTCTGGCCGTCGCCGGAGTCGTCCGCGGCCCCGCTCCCAGTCGTGGTATACTTCCACGGCGGCGCCTTCACGCTGCTCTCTGCGGCCTCGTACGTCTACGACGCCATGTGCCGCCGGTTCTGCCGCGAGCTGGGCGCCGTCGTCGTGTCCGTCAACTACCGCCTCGCACCCGAGCACCGCTGGCCCGCCGCGTACGAGGACGGCGTCGCCATGCTTCGATACCTCGCCTCCGCGGGTCTCCCCGACAGCGTCGACGTCCCCGTGGACCTCTCCCGCTGCTTCCTCGCCGGGGACAGCGCCGGCGCCAACATCGCCCACCACGTGGCGCAGCGCTGGACGACGGCCTCCTCCCCGCCGCGGTCCATCCCCGTCCACCTCGCTGGCGCCATCCTGGTGCAGCCGTACTTTGGCGGCGAGGAGCGGACGGAAGCTGAGGTCAGGCTGGATGGGAACGTGCCGGTGGTGACCGTGCGTGGCTCGGACTGGATGTGGCGGGCGTTCCTGCCGGAAGGCGCCGATCGGAACCACTCCGCCGCGCACGTGACAGACGACAACGCCGACCTGGCGGACGGCTTTCCGCCGGTGATGGTGGTGATCGGTGGCTTCGACCCGCTGCAGGAGTGGCAGAGGCGGTACGCCGACGTGCTGCGGAGGAGGGGGAAGGAGGTAAGGGTGGTGGAGTTCCCGGACGCCATTCACACTTTCTTCCTCTTCCCCGAGCTCACCGATCATGGTACGCTCGTGGAGGCGATGAAGGCGTTCATACGCGAGCAACGCATCTGA
- the LOC100283680 gene encoding Probable carboxylesterase 18 — translation MDSMASDDSNQGAAAKPKPKPPPLPLSVRLQLAGLTAAIDAVERRDGTVNRCLYGVIDRLLSARASPRPDASGVRSYDVTMDASRGIWARVFAPAAADRPLPVVVYFHGGGFALFSPAIGPFNGVCRRLCAALGAVVVSVNYRLAPEHRWPAAYDDGVDALRFLDARGGVPGLDDGVPVDLGTCFLAGESAGGNIVHHVANRWAAAWQPSARALRVAGVFPVQPYFGGVERTPSELELEGVAPVVNLRRSDFSWTAFLPDGATRDHPAAHVTDDNADLADDFPPAMVIIGGFDPLMDWQRRYADVLRRKGKEVLVAEYPGMFHGFYGFPELPEATKVLQDMKAFVDSHIPTPKLADA, via the coding sequence ATGGACTCCATGGCCAGCGACGACAGCAACCAAGGAGCAGCAGCcaagccgaagccgaagccaccaCCGCTACCGCTGTCCGTGCGCCTCCAGCTGGCCGGGCTGACAGCGGCCATCGACGCCGTGGAGCGCCGCGACGGGACGGTGAACCGCTGCCTGTACGGCGTGATCGACCGGCTCCTgagcgcgcgcgccagcccgcgcCCGGACGCCTCCGGGGTGCGCTCCTACGACGTGACCATGGACGCGTCCCGCGGCATCTGGGCGCGCGTCTTCGCGCCGGCCGCGGCGGACCGCCCGCTCCCCGTGGTGGTGTACTTCCACGGCGGCGGCTTCGCGCTCTTCTCCCCGGCCATCGGGCCCTTCAACGGCGTGTGCCGCCGCCTCTGCGCCGCGCTCGGCGCCGTCGTGGTGTCCGTCAACTACCGCCTGGCCCCGGAGCACCGCTGGCCCGCCGCCTACGACGACGGCGTCGACGCGCTGCGCTTCCTCGACGCCCGCGGCGGCGTCCCGGGCCTGGACGACGGCGTGCCCGTCGACCTCGGCACCTGCTTCCTGGCCGGGGAGAGCGCGGGCGGAAACATCGTGCACCACGTCGCCAACCGCTGGGCGGCGGCGTGGCAGCCGTCCGCGCGGGCCCTCCGCGTCGCGGGCGTCTTCCCCGTGCAGCCCTACTTCGGCGGCGTGGAGCGCACGCCGTCGGAGCTGGAGCTAGAGGGCGTGGCGCCCGTGGTCAACCTCAGGCGCTCCGACTTCTCGTGGACCGCGTTCCTGCCCGACGGCGCCACCCGCGACCACCCGGCCGCGCACGTCACCGACGACAACGCCGACCTCGCCGACGACTTCCCGCCCGCCATGGTCATTATCGGCGGCTTCGACCCGCTCATGGACTGGCAGCGACGCTACGCCGACGTGCTGCGCCGGAAGGGGAAGGAGGTGCTGGTGGCCGAGTACCCAGGCATGTTCCACGGCTTCTACGGCTTCCCGGAGCTCCCCGAGGCTACCAAGGTGCTGCAGGATATGAAGGCCTTCGTCGACAGCCACATACCCACGCCCAAGCTCGCCGACGCGTGA